The segment TTTCGTCGGCAATCGGAAAGGGCGGCGCATGAACCCGTTCGGACCGCGTCCGCCCCGCGCGCACGCCTCCGTGGACAACCTCCGGACCTACCTCCTCGCCGGAGCGGCCACGGCACCCCACCGGCCCGCCGTGATCCAGGCCGCACCCGGCGGCGGCCTGGAAACCCTCACCTACGGCGAACTCGCCGAGCGCACCGACGCCTGCGCCGAAACCCTCGGCGCCCTCGGGCTCGACGTCGGCGACCGGGTCCTCATCGAGTCCGACACCAGCGCCGACGCCATAGCGGCGCTCCTGGCCTGCGCGACCCTGGGACTGCCCTTCGTCCCCGTCACCCCCCAGCTGCCCGACGAACGCCTGCGGGCGATCATCGACGGCGCCGAGCCCGCCCTCCACCTCCAGGCCGAAGGCGGCCGGCGCACCGGCATCCCGGCACCGGTCGGCACCGGCCGCATCGGCCCCGCCGGCCTCACGATCGAGCGCCCGCCCGCACCGCGCGGCCCACGCCGCCGCCGTACCGTCACACCCGTCGACACCGCCTACATCATCTTCACCTCCGGCACCACCGGCCGGCCCAAAGGCGTCGCCATGAGCCACCGCGGCGTCGTCTCGTTCCTGCGGGGCGTGCGGACCTACTCCATCCTCACCCCCGACGACCGGGTCGCCGGCACCGCACCACTCCAGTTCGACTTCGCGCTCTTCGACATCGGATTCGCCCTCAGCCACGGCGCGGCACTGATACCCGTACCGCACGACCGGCTCTCCTGGCCGCGCCGCTTCCTGGCATTCCTGCGCGAAACCGGAGCGACCCGGATCAACGCCGTGCCCTCGCTGTGGCGGCCGGTCCTGCGCCACGAGCCCGGCATGCTGGCCGAACTGGGACGGAGCGAAACCGTACGCGGCGTCCTCTTCTCCGGAGAGGCCTTCCCCCCCGACGAACTGCGCCGCCTCCAGGAACTGCTGCCCACCGCGCAATTCCTCAACCTGTACGGCCCCACCGAGGTGATGGCCATCTCCCTCACCCGGCTGCCGAACCCGCTGCCGCCCGACGCGGTACGCCTGTCGATCGGCTCCGCCGTCCCGGGCGCCGAAATGACACTGATCGCCGCCGACGGCCGGATCGTGGACGAACCCGGGCCGGTCGGCGAAATCCATCTGCGCAGCACCTCGCTGTTCAGCGGCTACTGGAACGACCCCGAAACCACCCGCACCACCCTCGTTCCCGACCCGCTCGACCCCGCATCGGGACGGCTGGTGCTGAAAACCGGCGACCTCGCGTCCCTGGGCCCGGACGGAGACCTCTACTTCCACGGCCGCGCCGACTCCCAGGTACAGATCCGCGGCAACCGGGTAGAACTCGGCGAGGTGGAAGGACGGGTCGCCGCATTCCCCGGCATCACCGGCGCGGTCGCCGCGGTCCTCGCCCACGACGACGACGAGCCGCGGCTGCACGCCTTCGTCACCCACAGCACCCGGGCCTCGGCACCGGACCCCAAGGACGTCGCCGCCTTCGTCCGCACCGTACTGCCCGCCTACATGGTCCCGCACCACCTGCACGTGGTGGACACGTTCCCGCTGACCCCCAACGGCAAGGTCGACCGCGCGGCGCTCGGCGCCCTCCTGCCGCCCCGGCCTTGACCCCCGCCCACACCGCTCGCCCTCGCCAGGCCGTGTCTGACAAATCCCGTCTGGCCCGCGACGCCCGGCACGCACACTCTCCCCCTGTGCCCTTCGGGCACGGGAGGTGCCCCCAGCGTTGTCGGGATTTCCCAAGTACGTCCAGTACGAGGGAAACCTCCGCCTTGCGATTGCACGCACCGACCGCCGCAGGCCCCGCCCTCCGGGCGGACGACGCTATTTGTCAGACACGACCGAGGGAGTACGCCCATGACCAAGCACTCCAGGGCCGCGATGCTGGAACTGGTGCTGGCGCAGACCGCCGAGGTACTGCACGCCCTCGACCCCGCGGCCCACCCGGACCCGGCCGCCCGCCCGCCGGCCGGCCGGCCGTTCCTCGCCGTGGGCCTGGACTCGCTCGGCCTGGTCCGGCTGCACCGGCGCCTCACCGCCGAACTGGGCGTCGAACTGCCCGTCACCATCGGCTTCGACCACCCCACCCCCGGGGCCCTGGCCGCCCACCTGCTGCACCTGCTCCACGGCACCGGCACTCCCGAAGCCCCCGCGGACCTCACGACCCCGCCCGGCCCGCCCGGAACAGGGGACGAGCCGGTCGCCATCCTCGGCATCGGCTGCCGCTACCCCGGCGGAGTGACCTCGCCCGAAGACCTGTGGCACCTGCTGGCCCACGACACCCACACCCTGTCCGACTTCCCCGCCGACCGCGGCTGGGACCTCGACCGCCTCTACGACCCCGACCCCGACCACGCGGCCACCGGCACCAGCTACGTACGGCACGGCGGATTCCTCCCCGACGCCGCCGACTTCGACGCCGACTTCTTCGGCATCAGCCCCAACGAAGCCCACGCCATGGACCCCCAGCAGCGGCTGCTGCTGGAGACCTGCTGGGAGGCCGTCGAACGCGCCGGTATCGACCCCGGCCGCCTCCACGGCACCCCCGCGGGCGTGTTCATCGGCGTCGAACCGCACGAGTACGGGCCCCGCACCCACCAGGCCCCCGACGGCGCCGACGGGCACGTCCTGCTGGGCAACCTGCCCAGCGTCGTCTCCGGCCGCGTCTCCTACACCCTCGGCCTCCAGGGCCCCGCACTCACCGTCGACACCGCCTGCTCCGGCTCACTGACCGCACTCCACCTCGCGGTGCGGTCACTGCAGCGCGGGGAGTGCACCCTGGCGCTGGCCGGCGGGGTCACCGTCATCTCCAGCCCCGGAACGTTCACCACCTTCAGCCGGCAGCGCGCCCTCGCCCCCGACGGACGGATCAAGGCGTTCGCCGCCGCGGCCGACGGCACCAGCTTCGCCGAAGGAGCGGGCGTCCTCGTCCTGGCCCGCCTCTCGGACGCACTGCGCGAAGGACACCCGGTCCTGGCCGTGGTCCGCGGCACCGCCGTCAACCAGGACGGCGCCTCCAACGGCCTGGCCGCACCCAGCGGCCTCGCCCAGCAGCGCGTCATCCGCCAGGCGCTCGCCGACGCCGCCCTCACCCCCGCGGACGTCGACGCGGTCGAGGCCCACGGCACCGGCACCACCCTCGGCGACCCCGTCGAAGGCCGCGCCCTGATCGCCGCCTACGGCCACGGACACTCACCCGAAAACCCCCTGTGGCTGGGCTCGGTGAAGTCCAACATCGGCCACACCGGCGCCGCGGCAGGCGCCGCCGGCATCATCAAAATGGTGCTGGCCATGCGGCACCGCACCCTGCCCCGCACCCTCCACGTCGACGAACCGACCCCCCACGTCGACTGGTCCGCCGGCACCGTCCGGCTCCTCACCGAACCCGTCCCCTGGGAAACGGGGGACCGGCCGCGCCGCGCCGGGATCTCCTCCTTCGGCGTCAGCGGCACCAACGCCCACGTCATCATCGAGGAACCCCCCGCCCGGGCACCCCTGCCCGACCCCGCCCCCCAGGGCCCCGGGGCAGACCGGCCCGTGCCGGTCGTCCTGTCGGCCCGCGACCCCGGGGCCCTGGCCGACCAGGCCCGCCGGCTCCTGACCGTCGCACCCCACACCACCCCCCTGGACCTCGCGTACTCCGCCGCCACCACCCGCGCCGCACTCAGCGAACGCACCACCGTCGTCGCCGCCGACCGCACCGAACTCATCCGCGCCCTGACCGCCCTCGCCACCGGCACCGAAACCCCCGCGGCGACCAGGGGAACCACCCTGGCCACCGGCAGCACCGCGTTCCTCTTCACCGGCCAGGGCAGCCAGCGCCCCGGCATGGGCCGCGAACTCGTCCGCGCCTTCCCCGTCTTCGCCCACGCCCTCCAGGAAGCCGCCGACCACCTCGACCTCCACCTCGAAGAGCCCCTGGGCCGCGTCCTGTTCGCCGAACCCGGCACCCCGCACGCCGAACTCCTCCACGAAACCCAGTACGCGCAAGCCGCGCTCTTCGCCCTCGAAACCGCCCTGTTCCGGCTCCTCACCTCCTGGGGCATCACCCCCGACCTCCTGGCCGGACACTCCGTCGGCGAGATCGCCGCCGCCCACGCCGCGGGCGTCCTCACCCTGGCCGACGCGGCCCTGCTGGTCGGCGCACGCGGCACCCTCATGCACGAACTCCCCCCCGGCGGCGCGATGATCGCCGTACAGGCCACCGAGGACGAGATCACCCCACTCCTGACCGAACAGGTCAACCTCGCCGCCGTCAACGGCCCCACCTCCCTCGTGCTCTCCGGCGACACCGACGCCGTCACCGCCACCGCCGCCCGCCTCGCCGCCAAGGGCCGCAAGACCCGCCGGCTCAGCGTCTCGCACGCCTTCCACTCCTCCCTGATGAACCCCATGCTCGACGCCTTCCGCAGCACCGCCCGGAGCCTGACCTACACAACCCCGCTCATCCCCGTCGTCTCCACCCTCACCGGCGAACCCGTCACCGCATTCGACGCCGACCACTGGGTACAGCACATCACCCGTCCCGTACGGTTCGCCGACGCCATGCGCCGGCTGGAAGCCCACGGCGCCACCACCTACCTGGAACTGGGACCCGACGCCGTCCTGTCGGCCGCCGGCCGCGACTGCCTCACCCACGACCACACCGGTATCGCCTTCGCCCCCCTGCTGCGCGAGGGACACAGCGAGGAACGCCAGACCGTCACCGCCCTCGGCCTGGCCCACGCCCACGGCACCACCGTCGACTGGGAACGCTTCTTCGCCGGACGCGGAGCCCACCGCACCGAACTGCCCACCTACCCCTTCCAGCGCAAGCGGTACTGGCTCGACGCCGAACCCGCACCCGACACCCTCCGACACCCGCTCCTGAACACCGCCGTCCACCTCGCCGGCTCCGCCACCCTGGTCCTCACCGGCCGGCTGTCCACCCGCACCCACCCCTGGCTGGCCGACCACGTCATCGACGGCACCGTCCTCCTGCCCGGCACCGCACTCGTCGAACTCGCCCACCGCGCCGGCGACGAAACCGGCTGCCCCACCCTGGAAGAACTCACCCTGCACAGCCCGCTGCCCCTGACCGCCGGCGACAGCACCGACATCCAGGTCACCGTCGGCCCCCCCGACGCATCGGGCCGCCGCCCCCTCGACATCCACTCCCGCCCCGCCGGCGCCGAAGACGACTGGAACCGGCACGCCACCGGCACCCTCACCCCCACCACCACCCCCACCCCCGCACCGGACCCCGACGCCCCCTGGCCGCCCCCGGGCGCCGAACCCGTCGACCTCGACGACCTCTACACCCGCCAGGCCGCCCAGGGCTACGCCTACGGGCCCGCGTTCCGCCGGGTGAGCGCCGCCTGGCGCCGAGGCGACGAGGTCTTCGCCGAAGTCACCGCGGACGGCCCCGAAGCCGAACACTTCGGCCTGCACCCAGCCCTCCTCGACGCCGCCCTGCACGCCGTGCCCACCGAAGCGGACGACGGACAGCTACGGCTCCCCTTCGCCTGGCAGGGCGTCCACCTCCACACCCCCGGCGCCACCGCGGTCCGCGCCCATATCACCCCGGCCGGCCCCGACACCCTCTCGATCCGCCTGACCGACACCACGGGCACCCCCGTCGCCACCGTCCACTCCCTCGTCCAGCGGCCCCTCCCGCGCACCGGCCCGACCACCGGGCAGCGCCGCGGCACCCTGCTCCACCTCACCCGGACCGAGATCCAGCCCCCGCCCCGGCCGGACACCACCGCCGACACCTTCCGCCTGGCCCACCTACCCGCCCACTTCCCCGGCCCGCCCGCCGACGCCGCCCGCGCCGCGACCCTCCACGTACTGGAACTCATCCAGCACGCCCTGCGCGACGACACCCCCCTCGCCGTCGTCACCCGCGGCCCCGCCGCCGACCTCACCCTCGCCCCCACCCACGCACTCATCCGCGCCGCCCAGGCCGAACACCCCGGCCGCATCGCCCTCCTCGACACCGACCGCGAACTGCCCGAACCGGCCCTGCGCACCGCACTCGCGACCGGCGAACCACACCTGATCCTGCGCGACGGCACACTCCACGCCCCCCGCCTGGCCCCGATACCCGCCCCCGCCCCCGACCGGCCGGCCCCCGCCCCCTTCAGCCCCCACGGCACCGTACTGATCACCGGCGGCACCGGCGGACTCGGCGGCCTCGTCGCCCGCCACCTCGTCACCCGGCACCACATCACCCACCTCCAGCTCACCGGACGCCGCGGCCCCCACACCCCCGGCGCCGCCGAACTCGCCGCCGAACTCGCCGCCCTGGGCGCCACCGTCTCCGTGACCGCCTGCGACGCCGCCGACCGCACCGCCCTCGCCGCCCTCCTCGACACCATCCCCGCCGGCCACCCCCTGACCGCCGTCATCCACACCGCCGGCACCGTCGACGACGGCCTCACCAAAACCCTCACCCCCCAGCAGGTCCACACCGTCTTCCACGGCAAAGCCGACGGCGCCTGGCATCTGCACGAACTCACCCGCCACCTCCCGCTGTCGGCCTTCGTCCTCTTCTCCTCCGCCGCCGGAACCCTGGAAGCCGCCGGACAGGGCAACTACGCCGCCGCCAACGCCTTCCTCGACGCCCTCGCCGAACACCGCGCCGCCCACCAACTCCCCGCCACCTCCCTGGCCTGGAACCTGTGGGCCGGCGACGCCGGCATGGGCACCCGCCTCGACGAACTGACCCTGCGCCGCACCGCCCGCTCCGGACTGCCCGCCCTGACCGCCGAGGACAACCTCGCCCTCCTCGACCAAGCCCTCACCACCACCCACCCCACCCTCGTACCCCTCCACATCGACGCCCCCGCACTCCGCGCCCGCCCCCAGGGCATCCCCCCACTCCTCAACGGCCTGGTCCGCCCACCCACCCGCCGCACCACCACCACGACCGCCGGCGGCGGTACGCTGGCCGAACGCATCGCCGGCCGGCCCGGCGCCGAACAGGAACGCATCGTCCTCACCCTGGTACGCGCCCGCATCGCCGGCGTCCTCGGCCACGACACCCCCGCCGCCGTCGACCCCCGCCGCGCCTTCACCGAACTGGGCTTCGACTCCCTGGCCGCCGTCGAACTGCGCACCCAACTCGCCTCCGCGACCGGACTCCGCCTCACCTCCACCCTCGTCTTCGACCACCCCACCCCCCAAGCACTGGCCGACCACCTCCTCGACACCGCGAGAGGAACCACCCCCACCCCCACCCGCGTGCCCGCGGCCGGGTCCCGTACCGGCACCGACGAACCCATCGCCATCGTCGCCATGGCCTGCCGCTACCCCGGCGGCGTCACCACCCCCGAAGAACTGTGGCGCCTGGTCGCCGAAGGCACCGACGCCATCACCCCCTTCCCCGACAACCGGGGCTGGCCCACCGGCGAGATCTACCACCCCGAAGCCGGCCGCCACGGCAAAACCTCCACCCGCGAAGGCGGCTTCCTCCACGACGCCGCCGAATTCGACCCCGCCTTCTTCGGCATCAGCCCCAAAGAAGCCCAGGTCATGGACCCCCAACAGCGCATCCTCCTGGAACTCGCCTGGGAAACCCTCGAACGCGGCACCATCGACCCGCTCTCCCTCAAAGGCAGCGACACCGCCGTCTTCACCGGCGTCATGTACCACGACTGGGCCCCCCGCACCGCCGACGTCCCCGAAGACCTCGCCGGCTTCGCCGGCCGCGGCGGCATGGGCAGCGTCGCCTCCGGCCGCCTCTCCTACACCCTCGGACTCGAAGGCCCCGCCGTCACCGTCGACACCGCCTGCTCCTCCTCCCTGGTCGCCCTCCACCAGGCCGCACAGGCCCTGCGCTCGGGCGAATGCACCCTCGCCCTCGCCGGCGGCGTCACCGTCATGGCCACACCCGAGACGTTCATCGAGATGAGCCTCCAGCGCGGACTGGCCCCCGACGGCCGCTGCAAGGCCTACGGCGCCGGCGCGGACGGCACCGGCTGGGCCGAAGGCGCCGGACTGCTGCTGCTGGAACGCCTCTCCGACGCCCACAACGCCGGGCACCCCGTACTCGCCGTCATCCGCGGCTCGGCCGTCAACCAGGACGGCGCCTCCAACGGCCTCACCGCCCCCAACGGCCCCGCCCAGCAGCGCGTCATCCAACAGGCCCTGACCCTCGCCGGACTCACCCCCGCCGACGTCGACGCCGTCGAAGGCCACGGCACCGGCACCACCCTGGGCGACCCCATCGAAGCCCAGGCCCTGATGGCCGCCTACGGCCACCACCGCCCCGACCACACCCCCCTGTGGCTCGGATCCGTCAAATCCAACCTCGGACACACCCAGGCCGCCGCCGGCGTCGCCGGCATCATCAAAATGGTGATGGCCATGCGGAACGCGACCCTGCCCCGCACCCTGCACGCCGACACCCCCTCCCCGCACATCGACTGGACCGAAGGCAACGTCCGCCTCCTCACCGAAGCACGCACCTGGCCCCCCGCCGAACGCCCCCGCCGGGCCGGTGTCTCCTCCTTCGGCGTCAGCGGCACCAACGCCCACGTCATCATCGAAGAAGCACCCCCCACCACCCCTCCACCACCCCCGGGACCCCGCCCCCCCGCCCTCGCCCTCACCCTCTCCGCCCACACCCCCAAGGCCCTCCAAGCCCAGGCCCACCGGATCGCCACCCACCTGCGCACCCACCCCCACACCGGCGAACTCGACACCGCCGCCACCCTCGCCCGCGGCCGCGCCGCCCTCCAGCACCGCGCCGTCGTCGTCGACACCGACCGCCCCCAACTGCTCACCGCACTCGACGCACTCGCCACCGCAACCCCCTCGCCCTCCGTCACCACCGGCGAAGCACGAGGCGACGGCCGCGCCGTGTTCGTCTTCCCCGGACAGGGCTCCCAGTGGCCCGGCATGGGCATCGAACTCCTCGACCACCTCCCGGCCTTCGCCACCCGCCTCACCGCATGCGCGAAAGCCCTCGAACCCCATGTCCCCTGGAACCTCCTCGACGTCCTGCGCGGCACCCCCGGCGCCCCGCCCCTGGACGACGTCGACGTCGTCCAGCCCGCACTGTGGGCCATGATGGTCTCCCTGGCCCACGCCTGGCGCGCCGCCGGCGTCGAACCGGCCGCCGTCGTCGGCCACTCCCAGGGCGAGATCGCCGCCGCCTGCGTCGCCGGCGCACTCACCCTGGAACAAGGCGCCCGCATCGTCGCCCGCCGCAGCCGGATCATCCGCGAAGACCTCGCCGGCCACGGCGCCATGCTGTCCGTCGCACTCCCCGCCGACCACGTACAAAAACACCTCGACACCGCCGAAGGACACCTCCACCTCGCCGCCGTCAACAGCCCCCGCTCCGTCGTCGTCTGCGGCACCCCCCACGCCCTGGACACCCTGCGGACCCACCTCGACACCGACGGCGTCCGCACCCGCCGCATCCCCGTCGACTACGCCTCCCACTCACCCCTCGTCGCCGACACCCGCGACCGGCTCCTGGCCGAACTGGCCGGCCTGACACCGAGCACCTCCACCATCCCCTTCTACTCCACCGTCACCGCCGGCCCGCTGGACACCACCGGCCTCGACGCCGAGTACTGGTACACCAACCTGCGCCACACCGTCCGCTTCGAGGAAACCACCCGGCAACTCCTCGCCGACGGCTACGAACTCTTCATCGAAACCAGCCCCCACCCCGGCCTCCTCGTCGCCCTCGGCGAGACCGCCGAACCGGCCGGCACCCCCGCCCGCCTCGTCGGCACACTGCACCGCACCGCGGGCGGGCTCCGCGCCTTCCTCACCTCACTCGCCCAGGCCTGGACCCACAACGCGAGCGTCGACTTCACCACCCACCTCACCGGCACCGGCGCCCGCCGTACCGACCTGCCGACCTACCCCTTCCAGCGCAGCCCCTACTGGCTGCCCGCGCCCCCGGCCACCGCAGACGCCAAGGAGATCGGCCAGATCGCCACCCGCCATCCGCTGCTGGGCGCCGCCGTCCCCGTCGCCGGCGCCGGCGGAATCCTGCTCACCGGCCGCCTCTCGGCCACCGCCCAGCCCTGGCTCGCCGACCACACCGTCGACGGCACCGCCATCCTCCCCGGCACCGGCTTCGTCGAACTCGCCGTCCGGGCCGGCGACGAAGCCGGCCGCGGCGCCCTCCAGGACCTGACCCTGCACACCCCCCTGGCCATCCCGGCCCGCGGCGGCGTCGCCGTCCAGGTCCACATCGCCGCCGACCTGCGCACCCTCACCATCCACTCCCGGCCCGACGACGCCCCCGCCGACACCCCCTGGACCCGGCACGCCGAAGGCACCCTCGCCGACCCCGGACCCGAACCCGCCCCCACCACCACCGCCTGGCCCCCGCCCGGCGCACAACCGGTCGACCTCACCGGCTTCTACGAACGCCTCGCCGCCGACGGCCTGGCCTACGGCCCCGCCTTCCGCGGACTGCGCGCGGCCTGGCGCTGCGACACCGACCCCGACACCGTCTTCGCCGAGATCACCCTCCCCGACCCCGCCGCCGCCCAGGCCCCGCGGTTCGCACTGCACCCGGCCCTCCTCGACGCGGCACTGCACACCACCGCACTCCTCGACACCACCCCGGGCCGCACCACCCTCCCCTTCGCCTGGACCGGCATCGACCTGCACGCCTCCGGCGCCGGCGCCCTGCGACTGCGGATGACCCGCACCGGCGACCAGCAGGTCGCCCTCCACCTCACCGACCCCCAGGGCCGCCCCGTCGCCTCCATCACCTCACTCGTCCTGCGCCCCACCACCATCACCACCGAAAACTCCGGCCGCCCGCCCGCCGCCGACACCCACCACGACGCCCTGTTCACCCTCGAATGGACCCCCGCCGCCCCCCAACCCGGCCCCCTACCCGCTACCGCCGTCCACCACTGCGCCGGCGGTACGACCGCGGCCGCGGTCCACACCGCCACCGCCGCCGCCCTCACCCGCATCCAGTCCTGGCTCCACCACAGCCCGACCGACACCGACGCCGACACCCTCAGCATCGTCACCCGGGGCGCCGTGTCCGTGGCCGGCGAAGACATCACCGACCTCGCCGGAGCCGCCGTCTGGGGACTGGCCCGCAGCGCCCAGACGGAGAACCCCGGCCGGATCGTCCTCATCGACCTCGACCCCGCGGACCCCGCAACCGAACCCGATCCGGCGCTCCTCGCCCCGGCCCTGGCCACCGGCGAACCCCAGATCGCGATCCGCGCCGCAACCCCCCACCGCCCGCGCCTCTCCCGCACCACGGGCCAACAGCCCGGCCCGCCCGCCACCCCCTTCGGCGACCGGCCCGGCACCGTACTGATCACCGGCGGCACCGGCACCCTCGGCGGACTCGTCGCCCGGCATCTGACCACCACCCACGGCGTGCGGGACCTGCTGCTCACCAGCCGCAGCGGCCCCCGGGCCGCCCGCGTGGCCGCCCTCGCCGCCGAACTGGCCCACCACGGCGCCACCGTCGAGGTGCTGGCCTGCGACGCCGCCGACCGCCCCGCCCTCGCCGCCGCCCTGACCGGCCGCACCCTCACCGCGGTCGTCCACACCGCGGGCGTACTCGACGACGCCACCCTCACCTCCCTGACACCCCAGCGCACAGCCGCCGTGCTGCGGCCCAAAGTCGACGCCGCGGAGAACCTGCACCACCTCACCGCCGGCCACCCGCTGACCGCGTTCGTCCTCTTCTCCTCCGCCGCCGGCCTCACCGGCGGCGGCGGCCAGGGCAACTACGCCGCCGCGAACACCTACCTCGACGCCCTGGCCGCACACCGCCGCGCCCACGGGCTCCCCGCACAGTCACTGGCCTGGGGCATGTGGGAACAGAGCAGCGGCATGACCGGCACGCTGAGCGCCGCCGACCTGTCCGCCCAGCGCCGCGACGGCGTACTGCCCCTGCCCACCGGCCGGGCCCTGGCACTGATGGACGCCGCCGGCGCGCTCGACCTGCCGCTCGCGGCACCGATCCTGCTCGACCTCACCGGACTGCGCCGGCCCGACGTGCCCTACCTGCTGCGCGACCTGGTACGCGGCCCGGCCCGCCGCACCGCCGCCGGCCCCGCCGGCGGGCAGCCGGAGCCCGCCGAGAGCGTCCGTGAACGACTGGCCCGCCTCAGGCCGGCCCGCCGCGAACAGACCCTGCTGGACCTGGTCCGCACCCACGCGGCCTCCACCCTCGGCTACGCCGACGCGGCGGACGTCGACCCCGGACAGTCCTTCCGCGACATGGGCTTCGACTCCCTGGCCGCCGTCCGGCTCCGCAACAGCCTCGGCGAGGCCGTCGGCGAACGCCTCCCCGCCACCCTGGTCTTCGACCATCCCAACGCGCTCGTCCTCACCCGGCATCTGCTGGAGGAGATGGGGATCGCCGGACCGGACCCGGACCCGGAACCCGCGGAACCCCAGGCCGTCGTCGCCGGGAAGGACTTCGAGGACCGGGCGGCGGAGATCGCCGGAATGAGCCTGGCCGACCTGCTGCGGGCCGCCGGGCACCCCGGCGAACCGGGCTGACCCCCCACCACCCGCCGCCGCCCGGGCCCCTCGGGGACACCGGGCGGCGACGCGCGGGTGACCGCGCCCCCACCGCCCGAAGCCGAAACCCGGCCCCGCCCGAAGCCGAAGCCGGGCCGGGGCCGGGGCCGGGGCCGGGGCCGGGGCTGTCAGGACACCAGGCGGCGCACCCCGTCCTCGATCCTGCGCAGCCCCGCCGCGACATGAGGCAGCGTCAGGGGCGTGTCGGAGCGCAGCGCCTGCCACTGCAGCGCGGGCGTATCGCCGTACAGCATGCTGGTGGCGGCCTTGAAACGCAGCGCGCCGACGTCGTCGCCCAGAAGATGCCCGGCCAGGACGGCCAGACCACCGCGGTCCAGCAGACAGCGAGCCAGCGACGGCGAGTCGACGACCCCCTTGGCGGCGAGCACCGGCCGCAGCGGCTCGAAGTCGGGGTAGACGTAGAACCCCCCGGCCGGGGGCCGGCAGACCGCTCCGGCCCCGGTGAAGACGGCGTGCACCGCCCGGGCCACGGCCCCGTGGAGGCGGGCCCCGGCGGCGAGATGGGCCCGCAGCTCCGGCGGTTCGGCGAACGCGTAGGCGGCGACCTCCTGCATGGGCGCGG is part of the Streptomyces qinzhouensis genome and harbors:
- a CDS encoding AMP-binding protein, with product MNPFGPRPPRAHASVDNLRTYLLAGAATAPHRPAVIQAAPGGGLETLTYGELAERTDACAETLGALGLDVGDRVLIESDTSADAIAALLACATLGLPFVPVTPQLPDERLRAIIDGAEPALHLQAEGGRRTGIPAPVGTGRIGPAGLTIERPPAPRGPRRRRTVTPVDTAYIIFTSGTTGRPKGVAMSHRGVVSFLRGVRTYSILTPDDRVAGTAPLQFDFALFDIGFALSHGAALIPVPHDRLSWPRRFLAFLRETGATRINAVPSLWRPVLRHEPGMLAELGRSETVRGVLFSGEAFPPDELRRLQELLPTAQFLNLYGPTEVMAISLTRLPNPLPPDAVRLSIGSAVPGAEMTLIAADGRIVDEPGPVGEIHLRSTSLFSGYWNDPETTRTTLVPDPLDPASGRLVLKTGDLASLGPDGDLYFHGRADSQVQIRGNRVELGEVEGRVAAFPGITGAVAAVLAHDDDEPRLHAFVTHSTRASAPDPKDVAAFVRTVLPAYMVPHHLHVVDTFPLTPNGKVDRAALGALLPPRP